One segment of Meriones unguiculatus strain TT.TT164.6M chromosome 3, Bangor_MerUng_6.1, whole genome shotgun sequence DNA contains the following:
- the Ndufb2 gene encoding NADH dehydrogenase [ubiquinone] 1 beta subcomplex subunit 2, mitochondrial: protein MSALTRLAPFGRVGGRLLRGCRARAIGDGGVRHAGGDVHIQPRYREFPQLTRSQVIQGEFLSSLMWFWILWRFWHDSDSVLGHFPYPDPSKWTDEELGIPPDDED from the exons ATGTCTGCACTGACGCGGCTGGCACCTTTCGGTCGCGTCGGAGGCCGCCTGCTCCGGGGCTGCCGCGCGCGGGCGATTGGAGACGGTGGAGTCCGTCA TGCTGGCGGTGATGTGCATATTCAGCCACGGTACAGGGAGTTCCCCCAACTTACCCGCTCCCAGGTGATCCAGGGCGAATTCTTAAGCTCACTCATGTGGTTCTGGATTCTCTGGCGCTTTTGGCATGACTCGGATTCTGTGCTG GGTCACTTTCCATATCCAGATCCTTCAAAGTGGACAGATGAAGAATTGGGCATCCCTCCTGATGATGAAGACTAA
- the Adck2 gene encoding uncharacterized aarF domain-containing protein kinase 2: MVTPWRLSVRVCLSHLRCRQELALSRTLRCSRNARLCWFLLGTLPKFISAHGNVGNGEPGSLCQQKSRWSDLAENGRVENVAQTGPLGRVLLCLRLGLRAGILLVKFFPLLFLYPLTYLAPGLSTLWFHLLLKATETSGPTYIKLGQWASTRRDLFSEAFCDLFSKLHVQVTPHPWARTEYLLQQAFGQDWASLLIFETQEPVGSGCVAQVYKAFASTALLEKDKIRRPRGLSVPQLSSGTRAVGMQRESWENGWRPSENLADEAFLEKLLVATADCLRSEADRSEAPGHPPKADHLIPVAVKVLHPGLLSQVYMDLLLMKIGSHALGLLPGVKWLSLPEIVEEFEKLMVQQIDLRYEARNLEHFQHNFQNMASVKFPTPLPPLITRDILVETYEESVPVSSYQQAGIPTDLKRKIAQLGINMLLKMVFVDNFVHGDLHPGNILVQGADGLSPSLEMQRQQQVKVCDTLVATIAPALCPLRLVLLDAGIVTELQASDLRNFRAVFLAVVMGQGHRVAELILHHARANECTDVERFKAEMAMLVTQARKNTITLEKLHVSSLLSSVFKLLMTHKVKLESNFASIVFAIMVLEGLGRSLDPKLDILEAAKPFLLKEPSSFL; the protein is encoded by the exons ATGGTGACCCCCTGGCGTTTGTCTGTCAGGGTCTGCTTGTCACACTTAAGATGCAGGCAGGAACTTGCCCTTTCCAGAACTCTGCGATGCTCTCGCAATGCCAGACTATGTTGGTTTCTGCTAGGGACTTTGCCCAAATTCATCTCAGCCCATGGGAATGTTGGAAATGGGGAGCCTGGCAGCTTGTGCCAGCAGAAGAGCCGCTGGAGTGACCTGGCTGAAAACGGACGGGTGGAGAATGTGGCCCAAACAGGGCCTCTGGGTCGCGTTTTACTGTGTCTCCGCCTAGGGCTGCGCGCTGGCATTCTCTTGGTGAaattcttccccctcctcttcttgtACCCTCTCACCTATCTGGCTCCTGGCCTCTCCACCCTCTGGTTCCATCTGCTCTTGAAAGCTACAGAGACCTCAGGCCCAACGTATATCAAACTGGGCCAGTGGGCCAGCACCCGGCGCGATCTCTTTTCGGAAGCTTTCTGTGACCTGTTCTCCAAGCTGCATGTCCAGGTGACCCCTCACCCTTGGGCCCGCACAGAATACTTACTCCAGCAGGCCTTTGGGCAGGACTGGGCCAGCCTCCTCATTTTCGAGACCCAAGAACCTGTGGGCTCAGGTTGTGTGGCCCAAGTGTACAAAGCGTTCGCTAGCActgccttgctggagaaggacAAAATCCGGAGACCTAGGGGGCTCTCTGTGCCGCAGCTGTCCTCAGGAACCAGGGCAGTCGGCATGCAGAGAGAATCCTGGGAGAACGGCTGGAGGCCTTCAGAAAATCTTGCTGATGAAGCGTTTCTAGAAAAGCTGCTTGTCGCTACAGCTGACTGTCTTAGGTCCGAAGCAGACAGATCTGAGGCTCCTGGCCATCCACCTAAGGCAGATCACCTCATCCCCGTGGCAGTGAAA GTGTTACACCCTGGCTTGCTCTCCCAGGTGTATATGGATTTACTGCTGATGAAGATTGGCAGCCACGCCCTGGGGCTTTTGCCAGGTGTCAAATGGCTTAGCTTGCCTGAGATTGTGGAGGAATTTGAGAAGCTCATGGTCCAACAG ATAGACCTGCGCTATGAAGCTCGGAACCTAGAACACTTTCAGCACAACTTCCAGAACATGGCATCTGTGAAATTCCCCACCCCGCTGCCTCCTCTCATCACCAGGGATATACTGGTGGAAACCTATGAA GAGAGTGTCCCAGTGTCCAGCTACCAGCAGGCAGGAATTCCTACCGACCTGAAGAGGAAGATTGCACAGCTGGGGATCAACATGCTTTTGAAGATG GTATTTGTGGATAACTTTGTGCATGGAGATCTTCACCCTGGGAACATCCTAGTCCAGGGTGCTGATGGATTGTCCCCAAGCCTGGAGATGCAGCGGCAGCAGCAGGTGAAAGTCTGTGACACGCTGGTGGCCACCATAGCACCTGCCCTGTGCCCACTGCGCCTGGTGCTGTTGGATGCTGGCATTGTGACAGAGTTGCAGGCTTCGGACCTGAGGAATTTCCGGGCAGTTTTCCTGGCTGTAGTGATGGGGCAG GGCCACAGAGTGGCTGAGCTCATCCTGCATCATGCTCGGGCCAATGAGTGCACGGATGTGGAAAGGTTCAAGGCTGAGATGGCTATGCTGGTGACCCAGGCCAGGAAGAACACTATCACACTGGAAAAG CTTCATGTTTCCAGCCTCCTGTCCAGTGTCTTTAAGCTACTGATGACCCATAAG GTAAAGTTGGAGAGCAACTTTGCCTCCATTGTGTTTGCCATCATGGTGCTGGAAGGGCTCGGCCGCTCGCTGGACCCCAAGCTGGACATCCTGGAGGCAGCAAAGCCCTTCCTCCTCAAAGAGCCATCATCCTTCCTGTGA